tatacatataaaatatgaacACCTAACATTTGcacttaatttttgttttaaacatttattacatggcAAAGGATttccagctattttttttttgttaacatccTGCTTAGATTTATAACCTACCAAACTGCTGAATAGCACGATCTGCACTCCAAGGCAACTCCAGAGTCATGTGAACCCTTCTTCTCTGGTTTTTGGCTCTGCGGTCAGCTTGTAATGATATTCCTGAGCTGGCAGCTTCTGAGATGATGGatatattctgtaaaaatgataaatttatgtttttaacacattCACAATCATTTATGACCACCAACACAGCAGGTAAATACCTACCTTCTCTCCATCCATGAACCTTTGTTTTTCAGTGATGTTCAGAATTTCTACAGGGACATCAAGCTCTGATCGGGACTCATATGATATGCTTCCATCATCATTACTGACCACCCTGCCTTTTCGCCCGGTCATCTTTATGGAACAAGAGGACAACAGATTTTAGCTGAATAAAGTAACGTAAGCTGTTCCCTGTAAAAGTTGGTAATCTGTAAATTCATTGTAAACCAAATATGAGAAGCAGTAACTACCTCTGCTACATTATCAGGACCACCAAGTTCATCAATAAGCTCATCTAAAGTGTTTGGAGGAAGTGCTTCTGCCAAATCATCTAGCCTGTCCAACAGTTCCTTCTTCATTTGCTGCGCCCTTTCAACTGCATCCTGACTGGTGACACAACTATTGCTGGTATTGGTGTTTGTGGATAAAGCACTACTTGAAATGgctgtgaaaaaatatatacagaatttttgtttgttaacaaacacattataaaaacacaatctACTGGCTGAACAGGCCTTCTATAAGGGCTGTAGTAAATACTACTTACGTGGAAGGCTAGAAGCAGCACTTGTGGCAGCAGATTTAACAGATGAAAAGCTGGGGCGTTTAGACCCAAGTCCTGAAGCTAATAAGGCACTTTGAATGGAATCTGGatcaatacttttctttttcttcttcttatccttgctttttttatgttcttttctaATTAGCCATggatctgtaaaaaatacaaaacagaacataTCAATACAGGCCTCTACAACTATAAGCAATAATTTTGAAAGCTAGAGAGAAAAGCAAACTATTTAAAATCAAGTCCTAACTTTTTTAGTTAAGTCAATCTCTTTGCTACAAACTATCTAAGGGCTACAATAACAGTATCATGTATAAAATA
This genomic stretch from Pyxicephalus adspersus unplaced genomic scaffold, UCB_Pads_2.0 Sca3377, whole genome shotgun sequence harbors:
- the LOC140321403 gene encoding protein strawberry notch homolog 1-like, with product MFCFVFFTDPWLIRKEHKKSKDKKKKKKSIDPDSIQSALLASGLGSKRPSFSSVKSAATSAASSLPPISSSALSTNTNTSNSCVTSQDAVERAQQMKKELLDRLDDLAEALPPNTLDELIDELGGPDNVAEMTGRKGRVVSNDDGSISYESRSELDVPVEILNITEKQRFMDGEKNISIISEAASSGISLQADRRAKNQRRRVHMTLELPWSADRAIQQFGRTHRSNQVTAPEYVFLISELAGEQRFASIVAKRLESLGALTHGDRRATESRDLSRFNFDNKVTLFNPVFCLCKTFITNYIPGCTFCSAVCVAYIYWCISS